Part of the Xenopus laevis strain J_2021 chromosome 2S, Xenopus_laevis_v10.1, whole genome shotgun sequence genome is shown below.
TTCCAATATTTCTTCAGGGCCCCTTAGatcaggttacagatatatagaaacattggggagtcaccctgctatagttccaggggtacccagggtacaaataaacactcaccccaaatctccccctaactgaccttcagactgggcccccttagctcataacaaggttacagatatatagaaacattggggtaacagtcaccctgctatagttccaggggtaccgagggtacaaataagctctcaccccaaatctccccctaactgaccttcagactgggcccccttagctcataacaaggttacagatatatagaaacattggggtgtcaccctgctatagttccaggggtacccagggcacaaataagcactcaccccaaatctccccctaactgaccttcagactgggccccttagctcataacaaggttacagatatatagaaacattggggtgtcaccctgctatagttccaggggtacaaataagcactcaccccaaatctccccctaactgaccttcagactgggcccccttagctcataacaaggttacagatacatagaaacattggggtgtcaccctgctatagttccaggggtacccagggcacaaataagcactcaccccaaatctcctcctaactgaccttcagactgggcccccttagctcataataaggttacagatatatagaaacattggggtaacagtcaccctgctatagttccaggggtaccgagggtacaaataagctctcaccccaaatctccccctaactgaccttcagactgggcccccttagctcataacaaggttacagatatatagaaacattggggtgtcaccctgctatagttccaggggtacccagggcacaaataaacactcaccccaaatttccccctaactgaccttcagactgggcccccttagctcataaggtccCATGGGCAGAGAGGGATTATTATCTGTACAAACACTAAGTTACACATGATTTACACTTTGTATTGCACTTTAGCCTTGGCAGTGGGAACAGAAAAGCCTCAGAATACAATACTTAGGACTGAGTGACTTTAGGGTCCCactacacaaatattaaaaatgatctTCAGCCTCATGGAAGATTTCCTTCAGAGTTCCTCTGTGAATATCCAGACATACAAGGCCCAGACTATGGAATGGAAGTTGTGCTGAATGTGATGGGGGCACCAGACTGTGGGACTAAGTGTAACCAAACCTGGTGCTGAGGGGGAGGAGATGCACTTACCTTGTTGGTTCCAGATACACACCACACGTAGGCACTTTCCCATCGAATCTGACAGTCTTTGCATTGGAAGAAGCCATACTTCTGCTCCAGGAACTGAAAGGAGATTAAAGGGGAATAAGCCTGTGGGAGACAGGGCCACCAATCAGCAACTTACTCACCTTGTGTATATGACACTCCGAGAACTTCGTATGGAAACACCCCTCCTACATACTGGCAATTGCCTTTTACTActtttatttcagcagaaaatgtggcacaagctttctgGGGATACCATTCCTCACTAATATTGCCATTCAGCTCTCATGCTTACAACTAGATCAGACAGCACAGGTTTAATGCTTCTGCTCATATGACTGAATCCTGGTTGTTATGGCATTTGACCCTAGTAACCAAGGAATgtaatagaatagatagggaAGGGAGACTGAAGCAGAGGCCACTACACAGCCAACTGGAAGTAAATGCCCATTTACAGCTAGAGTTGAACAGGCTGAGCTGCATGGCTAATCACACGTCTTCTTTTTGTACAgagcagtgcagtctgcagcaggcACCCAATAAAGGCCAAGTGAACATTCATGAAGCAGTTGTGAAATACAAATGTGGAAGTCATGTGATGTCTCTGCTCTGGCTGTATTTTTGGTTGATTGAGTTGACTGCCCCAATACTTATAACCCTCCATATAACTTGCCACAGAGGCCTCCCCTGCCTTAGACCTGTGCAGTGTATTATGTCATTGTATTCATGAATATTATAAGGGAGCATTAGCTACTCTCTACCCCCAACATTTACACTGACCAAGCAGAATTTAACAGCCACCCCCAAGCCATACCTTAAGGTGGGGAGGGGGGGAGCAcctttaacctttagtatgttatggagAGGCTAATTccaagaaaccaaaaaaaaaaaaaaataaataaaaaaaaaaagtttaattttctctgactttttccagcttttaaatggggatcactgactccatctaaaaacaaatactcggTAAGGCTTCacatgtatcgttattgctacttattactcaagttctattccagtctcttattcacatcaatgcatggttgctgtggtaatctggaccctagcaacaagatggctgaaattgcaaactagagagctgctgaagaaaaagctaagtaacttgtaaaccacaaataaataaaagccaaaagttaacccaaaggtaaacaatcccttccATCATCAGTTTTGGACCACTTAATCCAAGTGATGCGGGGGCCACACTTTCAGTCGTTGCCACCTCACCCcgttaaaactgaacacatatgaaatccacaggctgcatggctaattagcaattcatttagatgcctgctacatggctgcacataaatcagtccAGTCTGCATGTAaaataattgctaattagccatgcagcctgtggattccatatgtgttcagttttaaagcagtgaggtggcaaccctacttcccaGGGATAACATTGCAGTCGGTAGAATCCAGGCATCTCATGCGCTGCAATAAAGGGGAAGTACAACCACCTAGTCCCTATTAATTACTAAGCTGCACCCACCCAGTCCATCAGGCACCTAGAGAAGGAGAGAACTAATGACAGGTGCGCATATAGGTGCCCATCCGAGTTTCCCCCAATCAGTCTCACCTGGAAGGTCGGCCTCTTCAATAACAAATCCTCTTCTACAGGATCCATTTGGGTCCCACCTTCCTTCTTTCCCCCATAGGTTGGGGTGGGCAGGGTGAAGAGCCTACGATCAGACAAGCGGGAATACACCGCAGTAGTACGTGGGAATCTGACTGGCGCTATAATGCCCAAACCAGCATGTTGCCCTGGCACAGCATGAAATAGGAAGGGCCCACCCTTGCAATTCTTCAGGGTCCGGGGCCCCAGAGAGCACTGAATACACGCATCCACCCGGGGGTTCACCTGCACCCCCACCTCTTTAGTGAAACGCCTGCCCAAGCCAAACTCTGGGCCTAGTTGACTAAGCAAAGCCTTCAGCTGAGCCCACTTGTACCCATCCAAACAGTCCAGAGGATTAGTGGGCTTCATAGGCCCTGGGACCCCTTTGTATGGAGGCTTCCAGTAAGGCTGTTTGGGCTTGTAGAATGGGGGTAGTTGCCTATAGGGCTGTCTGTATCCTGGGAACACAGGGTATTGAGGATAAACCAGCCCAGCCATGATCCAACCTGTCTCTTTCTCTCAGTAAAATGAGCCTCAATCAGCCCTCCACCTTTTATTGCCAATTACCTGCCTTAATTAATGTGATTAGTGACTCTCAGTGGGGCAGGAACTGCTTAACCCCTTCCTGTACCTCTCACATCAGCTGGGGCAAAACGGTGTCACATTCCAATTGTCTGGGTAAATCCCCCTTAGAATGGGGTTACATTTCTGCCCCCCACATTAGGTGTctcccccaacattcccctttatataagGACTTATGAGAAATGCGCTGAAATCTCTGCCCCCACATTAGGTGTATCCCCCCAGCATTCATCTTTCTATAGTGATTTATAGGAAATGGACTTTGCAGGTAGTGCTCAAACCTCACGTACATTAAATGTATCCCCCAACATTCCCAGTTATaaagggacttatgggaaatgtactaCGCAGGGCTGTGCTGAAATCTCTGCCCCCACATTAGGTGTATCCCCCCCAATATTCCCCTTTACATAGGGGTCAATAGAAAATGTACTGTGCAGGGCTGTGCTAAAATCCCTGCTCcccaccagggctggaactaggggtaggtaaaaGAGggacttgcctagggtgcaatgataggggggtgTTTGTTAGGTACCtcttctgttgcctacccctaaaCTGGGCCTTTGTTCCTCCACCATTCATTGGTCTGGTTGTTCTCCTTCCCCCTAGTACATGGGGATTTCCTAGGGTGAACTACAATATTCTTCCAGCCTAGTATTAAACTGCATCAAGGACAAGATATTGCACCCTACAGAAGTATCCAGTAGGAACCTCCTTCTGCTCACCTCACCTTACACTCCTGTCTGGGAAGAGTATATTCTACCTAAACACTGGGTTGGTGCTCATATTTCACATTTGCCTTATGTTGAGCTGGCCTGTCCAGATGATTCTTTTTAGGTTCCATTATTGCTGGGCTTCTAGAGTCACAATCAGTGTAAATCCACAAAGAACACACTCAGACCTAAGTTTACTTATAAaatcaaaatggaaaatattttattgacaagACATCTCTACTTATGATGTAGGACATTCAGCTTGAACGGGATCTTGTTGGATGTGTTACAGTAAGTCTGACCATCATCCTCCCCCAACACCTTCAGCTCTGAACTTATGTGCAGACTCCTTGCTCTGCTCTCCTCTAAAGGAAGTCACAAAAGGGTCTGGGTCAAGCAGGAACGAGGGAGTAGAGACTGGAGACAAGATTCTCATTGGTGGGAGAAGAAACAGTGAATAGCACCGAACATTATAAGAACAATCTATAATTTTTATCTTAAGatcaaaaatattacaaaaactcCTCATTAACTTTCTCATTATTTgattttgtatatgtatttttttatatacaaaggaCATTGGAAACATGCCCCCAATCCTGCTTATTGTTTTGTCACACCCTGTGTCGCTGTACAATTATAGAGAATAGTAGAATGGCTTATACTTTAGGGGACCCAGAATAACATCAGAGAGCTGGAGATCGTACACAGTGAAAAACAACCATGAAAAATAAGAGCTGGATGCTGGGGGTTTCTCTTTTGAGCGCCCATAACTAAAGAGAGTCGGATAACTCCTACTATGGTGGGATCTACTGTAATAAAAGACAGTTAGGAGACCCACACTATAGGGAAGAAATCTATAGTACAAGATGAAGTTGGGTGAATCAAACTATAGGGGGAACAGCCATAACCATAGAGATGTGGATGAATTGcagcctacgtggtggagggctgataacgGAAACCAGTGTTAAtcattccctgtttttaaaccacacccatgttaccacaagaccacaTTTATGGTTCATATCCATAGAGAGTTGGACAGCTCATACTGTAGGGAGAGCATCCATAACCATAAAGAGTTGGACAGCTCATACTGTAGGGAGAGCATCCATAACCATAGAGAGTTGGACAGCTCATACTGTAAGGAGAGCATCCATAACCATGGAGAGTTGGACAGCTCATAGTGTAGGGAGAGCATCCATAACCATAAAGAGTTGGACAGCTCATACTGTAGGGAAAGCTTCCATAACCATAGAGAGTTGGACAGCTCATAGTGTAGAGAGAGAGCATCCATAACCATAAAGAGTTGGACAGTTCATATTGTAGGGAGAGCATCCATAACCATGGAGAGTTGGACAGCTCATACTGTAGGGAGAGTATTCACAACCATAGAGAGTTGAACAGCTCATACTGTAGGAAGAGCGTCTAAGCACAGAATCTCATACAGTAGAGGGAGCTGTCACAATAATAGAGGGTGAGTTCTACAATAGTAACATACCAGAGGTGCAAACAGGAACATCTCGCTTTTCCTCTACAATGAGAAAGAGAGTTACTAGCTACAGGCAACTGTCCTTACTGATGTGTCAGTATAATGTACTGTGATACTAATATATTCTTGTGAGGGAGCCCATATATCTCTGTACTCGTAAATTATGACATTCTAGACATGTAACTGTACTGTAGAATAAAAGGAAGGAGCATGGGAGTCATTATAATATCtaatattctgtttttataaaaccTGTTGCTTTGTCTTATCTGCCTAAACCAACAGCTCATGGATAGGGGAAGGAAGGGAGGTAGGAGGTTGGTTCCACCAATTTAATCCATGCCAACATTCAAGTAGTGTAACAATCCTCATAAGTAGACATTAATAAGTTTTTCTTAATGAACTTGTTGCTGTAGGCTGGTGTAACATTCATGAATCTGGAACTTGCACCACTTTGGTTGATCACCGGCAAGTGGAAACAAAAGAATCCAACAAATTCTTCCTGGAGCTCTGGCTAAAAAAAGAACTGGTTGAGTCTAACCTGTCTCCTACTTTTGCCATAGAAAAGGCACATAGGATTCCCACACGCCTGCACCTCCGGGAGGGCCCGCTAGACCCCTGATTGTTAAATTATTGAATGTTCGGACTACGACAGCATCTTGAGTCTAGCCTGCACTAAAGGCCCGTTACAATACCAAGCACAAACCATATCTATTTTTTCTACTGAGGTGCAAAAACAGAGGGCCAAGTTCTACGAGGCAAAGAAGCAACTCAGGGACACAAAATTGGATTACCCATGCCATACCCCGCCAGGTTAAGGGTTATCCCTGACGGTAAAATCTTTTTCTTTACTTCACCGGTGGAGATTACTAATTGGCTGGACACTAGAGGATGACCTGAAACAAGGAGGGAGCCGCAAGTGCTTTTCCATTTTGGGAACTCTATGTTTGTGGCTATTGTTAACAGTGGCGCGCAATATCTCTGGTGGTTCTAGCTCTGGTGTACCACTGCAGTTATGGTCAACGGTTGGTTAAGATGCTCAAATCTAAGGATTTCAACTCTCAAATATGGGAATTTATAACTTTATGTTCTTGCAAAGAGTCTGCTACACAGGGACAGTAGTAGAGCACATCTTCATGTCGCCGCTTTCTCAAGTACCTTGAAGTTATTGTTGTCTGAATGGATAATGATGGTCAAGTATGTGGCTGGGAAAATGTTTGATGTGTACGGTTAATCTACATGAATAGCCTGGGAGTGAGAGCAAAagtgttaaaattatttaaagttaTCTCACAAGCCCTTAAACAAGGGTATTGCAGGCAAGACAACCCTGCAAGTATAAATGTTATTCCACAGGTTAAGGAGAGAATTCTGCCCAAAGTTGGGAACAGGTGGAAGGGGGCCAACGGCCGGGGTAATTACAAAGTTAAATCAGGCAATGTAAAATTGGACTCAAGTCAATTCAATGGCTTAAGTGGAAGAGCGATACCAAATATTTTTCAGGCATGTCATATATTTTCCATGCAAAGGTTAAGGGGTATTTCATTTTTCATCACCAGTATATCTTTATGCAATTGGTCACTCAATATTAAGCTGGAATGTAAGAGGGCTTAAGGATCCAGTAAAATGTAGATTGACACAAGATTATATTAGAAAGTGTAACTCAGATATTTGCAAGAAACACACCTCGCGGGTAGTAAACTGAGTTCGCTAAAAAAGCCCTGGGTAGGGTGGTGCTACCACTCGGCTTATTCCTCATACACTGCAGGGACTTCGatattgggtaaaaaaaaacatttgttttagacCCCTTTCTATTAAGGCTGACACACGGGGCAGATTTGTTCACTGCCAAATTGCAGCAAAGGAGTTAGTCTTAGCCAATATTTACATCCCCTcgcccagtggcataactagatgttactgggccccatagcaaattaattttagggcccccagcatATTCAGAGGTTGCCCCGTTTTGCCAAAATATATAGAAACTGCTCATtagttagggcctcatggggccccttttaagtcctgggcccccctgcagccgcagggtctgcttcctctgtagttacgcccctgtcccCGCCATACTCTGATGAATTCACCAGCTTCTCTCCTTTATAATATCTTGTCCTCAAGCTCAAGTTGTGTGTGCAGGGGACTTTAACACGGTTTTGCATCCTCATTTGGATAGGCTGCATAGGCAATACCCACAAGTACCTCCATCTACTTATAATCTGGTTAATTTAACTGAGGCAATGGGTTTTACAGAGGGTTGGAGGCACTCACATCCTACGGAACTTCAATACTCGTGTTTTTCTGCTTCCCATTTATCATTATCTAGGACAGACCTTATGTTTCTCCCAGGaggtctattattattatttcagataACGCTGCACTTGTAGCCTCATGGCATGCGCCACAGATTAACACAAGTAAAGATGGTCTCTTAATCCCGCATGGTTAGATactattgatgatgatgatgagcaaATCACTGGCAGTATGAGGTAATTCTTTGGAATTAACGTCAATTCCGCTAACCCGTTAATTGTTTGGGAAGCCTTTAAAGCCCACCCTAGAGGGTTCTTTAATAGTGAAATTATTGCCATCAAACGCCATTCCAAAATTGAGGAGAATCAGTTAACCAACAAAGTGTGAAGCTGAGGTGGTGCAAAATCCTATACCTCAACATTATCAGAACCTCAAAATCGTCTGATTATTCCACTTACTTGACTTCCAAAGCTAGGGGCAAATTACTGTTCACCAAGGCTTCCTTTTTTGAGCACTGGGAAAGAGAAACTTTTAGCATATATATATCTAGAGCTGAAAAACCTCCCCCTGTTATAACAGAGCTGGTTGACCAGCAAGGGACTCAGCACCAACAGCCAGATGTTATTCAAGAATTATTGACTGCATATTACACTGAAATATATGACACCAAAAAGTAATactaatagtgaagttccgccactagagtgaaattccgccactctccattcatttctatgggatttttataggcgtattcattaaagggtaaactttcacttcacccattgataaatacgcctttgaaaatcccatagaaatgaattgagagctgcggaatttcactctagtggcggaacttcactattaacttcactctttgataaatttaccccaaagtgtCCCAGCATCTCATCCCCACCTGTGTGATTGGGTTCCATTGTGTCATTATCTAGATATTTTGTGAGAAGTGAAGTACAGACCCAGGAGCAGAGAAACACAATACTCATTGCTGGGACTGCcatggaaaaaaaagacaaacacccGATAGCAAAACATTTACAATGAGCTGCAAAAACCACTTACTGTACCATGAAAACCAGACGACCAAGCAGTTGATAAACTATTCTGCCTCCACTCAGCACCATTATTGAGTTCTATTTATTCAAGTGTGACAGAAACATTGGCTACAGAAGCCCATCCCAAATTATTACCTGGAAAATCTGACATAATCTGATGACTGAACATCATTTCAACTCTGTTGGATTTGTTATCCCAATAGACATTTAGTCCATTTCATCCGTTTAATGACATTAACCTCagagattagagtttaaaaaGTCTAGTTCCCTTTAATATCCCAGAGAACATTGGGAGACACCATTGCTCCATCTGCACTTGCTTTTTGGTGTATTTTGCATTCCATTTTGTTTACCCGGCCATTGTATATGGGCGTCCAGCCAAACAGACAGAGAATGGCCTCAGTGGAAGAGTCCATGGCTACAGGCTAAGGCTTTCAGCGTCGTACTGGGGCATTGGGGACCCACCAGGGCTTTAAGACAAAGACCCCCCATTGTAACCAACAGATCCCCCTGCTCCTGATGATCACTGACCTGTGCACCCCACATCATGTCAATGTTGCATCATGTCCCATATCCCCATCCTTCTTTATAACTTGTGCTGCTGATTGGGGGAGTGGGACTGAGCCTGTTGGGCCCATGAGGACCAGGTACTGATGAatgaatctgtccagttttgcttcgtttaaaaaattgcgaaattgtgaaatgtatttgcgaaatggtgaaaaatccgcGAAAGAGATTGATGTCACtgtatgtcaattttttttacgcATGACCAATTTTTCCACGTACAACAATTTtttatcactccaaatgcatttaagccAATGGGCCTTTTCCTTAGCGTCCAATTGCAGCACACAAATGGGATTTAGTCCCATTCCCTGTTAATAGGACAGTAGGAACAATAAAGTTTAGCACACATATAAGGATCACCCCTCCCCTCCAAccctcatgtttttttctgtcctacctttGGTAGGATAGTAGGAACgaagatttttacttttttctgattTCAGCTCCAAGAGAGCTGTGGACATACAGGGAGCCAGAGAGTCTGGTGGTCCTTGTGGGTTAGGACATGTTCGCACTGCGATTACCCCTTGAGCAGTAGACGCGTTTATTGCCGATTATTCTGGCACTTCCGCGTTCCAGCCGCATCAGGTGACGTCAGCGCGGTGGACGCGATGcgtctgacgtcatcacgctcGTCCGGGCCGGAGGCGCCCTATAATGATGTCATGGCGCTCGAAGCAGCGCggaaaattataaaacaatagcgCTTTACAGCGCAGATTGCCTGCCACTTGTCACTGACAGAAGGACCAGGTTCTAGGGCTGCTGAGTGCTGCAGAAAAAGCCTGAAGGTATGTTCAGGTCCATTATGcctacttctctctctctctcttatgagGATTAAGgttgtttttttctccatgtaTTACAGATGTCTAGTCAGGAAGCTCCCTCTGGGAAGAAAAAATCCAAGACCAGACATTTGATTTGCCGAGAATGTGAGGTTCCATTACCTGATAATTATGAAAGGGGGCGCTGTGAAGATTGTCTTGCAAAAGTACAGAGTGTACCACAACAACCTGAAAGTTCTCTATCCTGGCTTAAAGATTATCTTGAGCAATCTTTTACAGAGATTAAACAATCACTCATACAGAGAGATTCAGGAGAGAGGGAAAAGTCTCCGGAGTCCCTGGATGGGGCAGAATTTACAGTACTTGACGAAATATATTCGTCTTCCGATGGAGAGGAGACAGAGATGGCAGTATTCCATGAGGAATCAGTCTCGAAGTTGATTAAAGCTGTTAGATCGGCTATTGAAGACCAGGAAGGAAAAGATTTGACTACAGTAACTGAAAAAGGTTGGatgcaaaagaaacaaaaagtttTTCCTGTACACCCGGTGATTAAAGATCTCAtagaatttgaatggaaaaacccAGATAAAGCCCCGGTAATTAATAAGAGATTTAAAACACTTTTCCTATTAGTGAAGAAGCTAAAGTTTGGGAATCACCTCCAAAAGTAGATGTCGCGGTGGGTCGCCTATCCAAGAGAACTACTATCCCTGTGGAAGATGGTTCAGGTCTTAAAGATGTCATGGACCGTAAAGCTGAATGTTCCCTCAGACGCATTTATTTCACTTCTTCTAATCAATGCAAGCCACTGATTGCGGCATCAGAGGTTTCCAGGGCCCTCAGGAACTGGGTAGTCCAGTTAGAAGAGGATATACAGGGAAAAACTCCTAGAGAGAACCTGATTAAAGAT
Proteins encoded:
- the zar1l.S gene encoding zygote arrest protein 1-like, yielding MAGLVYPQYPVFPGYRQPYRQLPPFYKPKQPYWKPPYKGVPGPMKPTNPLDCLDGYKWAQLKALLSQLGPEFGLGRRFTKEVGVQVNPRVDACIQCSLGPRTLKNCKGGPFLFHAVPGQHAGLGIIAPVRFPRTTAVYSRLSDRRLFTLPTPTYGGKKEGGTQMDPVEEDLLLKRPTFQFLEQKYGFFQCKDCQIRWESAYVWCVSGTNKVYFKQFCHKCQKGHNPYYVESIECKRCKKAWCSCPERRHIDLKRPHCQDLCGRCKGQRLSCDKTFSFKYII